A single genomic interval of Lathyrus oleraceus cultivar Zhongwan6 chromosome 7, CAAS_Psat_ZW6_1.0, whole genome shotgun sequence harbors:
- the LOC127100627 gene encoding nuclear poly(A) polymerase 1 isoform X1, translating to MGSPGLSNRNSSLQQRLGITGPISSSGPTEYDVAKSTELDKYLQDAGLYESREEAICREEVLGRLDQIVKIWVKTITRAKGFNEQIVREANAKIFTFGSYRLGVHGPGADIDVLCVGPRHTTRDEDFFGELHKMLSKMPEVTELRPVPGARVPVMGFKFNNVSMDLLYANLSLWVIPEDLDLSQESILQNADEKSVLSLNGCRVTDQILNLVPNVQVFDINFIDKDRIFMFSFDVTSGFPIIGYISISEPQNYRTTLRCIKLWAKRRGIYSNVTGFLGGINWALLVARICQLYPNALPNILVSRFFRVYTQWQWPNPVMLCEIREDCLGLRIWDPRKHPSDKNHRMPIITPAYPCMNSSYNVSSSTLRIITEEFKRGGEICEDMEAKKKADWDTLFESFPFFEAYKNYLQIDISAENPDDLRNWKGWVMSRLRQLTLKIERDTDGMLQCHPHPQDFPDKSRPLHCSYFMGLQLKQGVPAKEGEPFDIRPTIDEFKHFVNNYVGWKHGMNIFVTHVKRRDIPVFVFPGGVRPNCPSNVTRVSNRSSELGVSGHGQAEKSQEGKVAVLGDTNDKKRKQAEDSVDALRNSKPFSGEYSSGNRDTGKEKSISEINPLLTATDISSSKEAEELGIENITRGPYDAHQAFSEEPDELENDIEYRNKDRDFGRNMKNIKLNSPCSESIVAAEPVFSQKENNSSTHIHSNESLEELEPAELTPPLSSRNHAPVPQRKPAFRFTTLGKSADKGS from the exons ATGGGGAGCCCTGGGTTGAGCAACCGCAATAGCAGCCTGCAGCAGCGGTTAGGGATAACAGGACCCATCTCATCGAGTGGACCGACTGAATATGATGTCGCCAAGTCCACTGAACTCGACAAG TACTTGCAAGACGCCGGCTTGTATGAGAGTCGGGAGGAAGCAATTTGCAGGGAGGAAGTGCTAGGCAGACTAGACCAG ATTGTGAAGATTTGGGTCAAAACCATTACGCGTGCAAAGGGATTTAACGAACAAATCGTGCGGGAAGCAAATGCCAAGATTTTTACTTTTGGCTCCTATCGCCTAGGG GTGCATGGCCCTGGAGCAGATATTGATGTTCTTTGTGTGGGACCTAGACATACAACCAGAGAT GAAGATTTCTTTGGTGAGCTACATAAAATGCTATCTAAGATGCCTGAAGTGACAGAGTTGCGCCCAGTGCCTGGTGCTCGTGTCCCAGTGATGGGTTTCAAGTTCAACAATGTCTCTATGGATCTCCTTTATGCAAATTTATCTTTGTGGGTTATTCCTGAA GACTTGGATTTATCACAGGAATCGATATTACAAAATGCAGACGAAAAATCTGTTCTCAGTCTTAATGGCTGTAGAGTGACTGATCAAATCTTGAATTTGGTTCCAAATGTTCAGGTATTTGATATAAATTTCATAGACAAAGATAGAATTTTTATGTTCAGCTTTGATGTGACTTCTGGCTTTCCTATAATTGGTTATATTTCCATTTCTGAACCGCAGAACTATCGTACGACATTGAGATGCATTAAGTTATGGGCTAAGCGTCGTGGCATTTATTCTAAT GTTACAGGTTTTCTTGGTGGTATAAACTGGGCATTGCTTGTTGCCCGAATATGCCAGCTATATCCGAATGCGCTGCCGAATATATTGGTGTCTCGATTCTTTAGGGTATATACACAATGGCAATGGCCAAACCCAGTAATGCTTTGTGAAATTAGAGAAGACTGTCTTGGACTTAGAATTTGGGATCCTAGAAAACATCCGAGTGATAAGAACCATCGAATGCCAATAATTACTCCCGCTTATCCTTGCATGAATTCTAGCTACAATGTGTCGTCAAGTACATTGCGTATCATAACGGAGGAGTTTAAAAGGGGAGGTGAAATTTGTGAG GATATGGAGGCTAAGAAAAAGGCTGATTGGGATACTCTTTTTGAGTCCTTTCCATTTTTTGAAGCTTATAAGAATTATTTGCAGATAGACATTTCAGCAGAGAATCCTGATGATCTTAGAAACTGGAAAGGCTGGGTTATGTCCCGCTTGCGCCAGTTAACATTGAAG ATTGAGAGGGACACTGATGGCATGCTTCAGTGTCATCCACATCCTCAGGATTTTCCAGACAAATCTAGACCTCTGCACTGTTCTTACTTCATGGGTCTGCAACTTAAGCAAGGAGTTCCTGCCAAAGAAGGAGAACCATTTGATATAAGACCAACCATTGACGAATTTAAGCATTTTGTCAATAACTACGTTGGATGGAAACATGGAATGAATATATTTGTCACCCATGTGAAACGCCGCGATATACCTGTCTTTGTATTTCCTGGTGGTGTTCGGCCTAACTGCCCATCCAATGTAACCAGGGTGAGTAATCGAAGTTCAGAGCTTGGGGTTTCTGGCCATGGTCAAGCAGAAAAATCTCAAGAAGGTAAAGTGGCCGTGTTAGGAGATACCAATGATAAGAAGAGAAAGCAAGCAGAAGATAGTGTGGATGCATTGAGAAATTCCAAGCCCTTTTCAGGGGAGTACTCTTCTGGGAACAGAGACACCGGTAAGGAGAAAAGCATCTCAGAAATTAACCCTCTACTTACTGCTACTGATATATCTAGTTCTAAAGAAGCAGAAGAGCTCGGTATCGAAAATATTACGCGTGGTCCATATGATGCACATCAAGCCTTTTCAGAAGAACCTGATGAACTTGAAAATGATATTGAGTACAGAAATAAAGACAGAGATTTTGGCAGGAACATGAAAAACATCAAATTGAACTCTCCATGCTCAGAGTCTATAGTGGCAGCAGAACCAGTTTTTTCTCAAAAAGAAAATAATAGTTCAACTCATATACACTCCAATGAGAGCTTAGAGGAGCTTGAG CCTGCTGAGCTAACACCTCCATTGTCAAGTAGGAATCATGCACCGGTGCCACAGCGGAAGCCAGCATTTAG GTTCACCACATTGGGCAAATCTGCTGACAAAGGTTCCTAA
- the LOC127100627 gene encoding nuclear poly(A) polymerase 1 isoform X3: MGSPGLSNRNSSLQQRLGITGPISSSGPTEYDVAKSTELDKYLQDAGLYESREEAICREEVLGRLDQVHGPGADIDVLCVGPRHTTRDEDFFGELHKMLSKMPEVTELRPVPGARVPVMGFKFNNVSMDLLYANLSLWVIPEDLDLSQESILQNADEKSVLSLNGCRVTDQILNLVPNVQNYRTTLRCIKLWAKRRGIYSNVTGFLGGINWALLVARICQLYPNALPNILVSRFFRVYTQWQWPNPVMLCEIREDCLGLRIWDPRKHPSDKNHRMPIITPAYPCMNSSYNVSSSTLRIITEEFKRGGEICEDMEAKKKADWDTLFESFPFFEAYKNYLQIDISAENPDDLRNWKGWVMSRLRQLTLKIERDTDGMLQCHPHPQDFPDKSRPLHCSYFMGLQLKQGVPAKEGEPFDIRPTIDEFKHFVNNYVGWKHGMNIFVTHVKRRDIPVFVFPGGVRPNCPSNVTRVSNRSSELGVSGHGQAEKSQEGKVAVLGDTNDKKRKQAEDSVDALRNSKPFSGEYSSGNRDTGKEKSISEINPLLTATDISSSKEAEELGIENITRGPYDAHQAFSEEPDELENDIEYRNKDRDFGRNMKNIKLNSPCSESIVAAEPVFSQKENNSSTHIHSNESLEELEPAELTPPLSSRNHAPVPQRKPAFRFTTLGKSADKGS; encoded by the exons ATGGGGAGCCCTGGGTTGAGCAACCGCAATAGCAGCCTGCAGCAGCGGTTAGGGATAACAGGACCCATCTCATCGAGTGGACCGACTGAATATGATGTCGCCAAGTCCACTGAACTCGACAAG TACTTGCAAGACGCCGGCTTGTATGAGAGTCGGGAGGAAGCAATTTGCAGGGAGGAAGTGCTAGGCAGACTAGACCAG GTGCATGGCCCTGGAGCAGATATTGATGTTCTTTGTGTGGGACCTAGACATACAACCAGAGAT GAAGATTTCTTTGGTGAGCTACATAAAATGCTATCTAAGATGCCTGAAGTGACAGAGTTGCGCCCAGTGCCTGGTGCTCGTGTCCCAGTGATGGGTTTCAAGTTCAACAATGTCTCTATGGATCTCCTTTATGCAAATTTATCTTTGTGGGTTATTCCTGAA GACTTGGATTTATCACAGGAATCGATATTACAAAATGCAGACGAAAAATCTGTTCTCAGTCTTAATGGCTGTAGAGTGACTGATCAAATCTTGAATTTGGTTCCAAATGTTCAG AACTATCGTACGACATTGAGATGCATTAAGTTATGGGCTAAGCGTCGTGGCATTTATTCTAAT GTTACAGGTTTTCTTGGTGGTATAAACTGGGCATTGCTTGTTGCCCGAATATGCCAGCTATATCCGAATGCGCTGCCGAATATATTGGTGTCTCGATTCTTTAGGGTATATACACAATGGCAATGGCCAAACCCAGTAATGCTTTGTGAAATTAGAGAAGACTGTCTTGGACTTAGAATTTGGGATCCTAGAAAACATCCGAGTGATAAGAACCATCGAATGCCAATAATTACTCCCGCTTATCCTTGCATGAATTCTAGCTACAATGTGTCGTCAAGTACATTGCGTATCATAACGGAGGAGTTTAAAAGGGGAGGTGAAATTTGTGAG GATATGGAGGCTAAGAAAAAGGCTGATTGGGATACTCTTTTTGAGTCCTTTCCATTTTTTGAAGCTTATAAGAATTATTTGCAGATAGACATTTCAGCAGAGAATCCTGATGATCTTAGAAACTGGAAAGGCTGGGTTATGTCCCGCTTGCGCCAGTTAACATTGAAG ATTGAGAGGGACACTGATGGCATGCTTCAGTGTCATCCACATCCTCAGGATTTTCCAGACAAATCTAGACCTCTGCACTGTTCTTACTTCATGGGTCTGCAACTTAAGCAAGGAGTTCCTGCCAAAGAAGGAGAACCATTTGATATAAGACCAACCATTGACGAATTTAAGCATTTTGTCAATAACTACGTTGGATGGAAACATGGAATGAATATATTTGTCACCCATGTGAAACGCCGCGATATACCTGTCTTTGTATTTCCTGGTGGTGTTCGGCCTAACTGCCCATCCAATGTAACCAGGGTGAGTAATCGAAGTTCAGAGCTTGGGGTTTCTGGCCATGGTCAAGCAGAAAAATCTCAAGAAGGTAAAGTGGCCGTGTTAGGAGATACCAATGATAAGAAGAGAAAGCAAGCAGAAGATAGTGTGGATGCATTGAGAAATTCCAAGCCCTTTTCAGGGGAGTACTCTTCTGGGAACAGAGACACCGGTAAGGAGAAAAGCATCTCAGAAATTAACCCTCTACTTACTGCTACTGATATATCTAGTTCTAAAGAAGCAGAAGAGCTCGGTATCGAAAATATTACGCGTGGTCCATATGATGCACATCAAGCCTTTTCAGAAGAACCTGATGAACTTGAAAATGATATTGAGTACAGAAATAAAGACAGAGATTTTGGCAGGAACATGAAAAACATCAAATTGAACTCTCCATGCTCAGAGTCTATAGTGGCAGCAGAACCAGTTTTTTCTCAAAAAGAAAATAATAGTTCAACTCATATACACTCCAATGAGAGCTTAGAGGAGCTTGAG CCTGCTGAGCTAACACCTCCATTGTCAAGTAGGAATCATGCACCGGTGCCACAGCGGAAGCCAGCATTTAG GTTCACCACATTGGGCAAATCTGCTGACAAAGGTTCCTAA
- the LOC127100627 gene encoding nuclear poly(A) polymerase 1 isoform X2, with translation MGSPGLSNRNSSLQQRLGITGPISSSGPTEYDVAKSTELDKYLQDAGLYESREEAICREEVLGRLDQIVKIWVKTITRAKGFNEQIVREANAKIFTFGSYRLGVHGPGADIDVLCVGPRHTTRDEDFFGELHKMLSKMPEVTELRPVPGARVPVMGFKFNNVSMDLLYANLSLWVIPEDLDLSQESILQNADEKSVLSLNGCRVTDQILNLVPNVQNYRTTLRCIKLWAKRRGIYSNVTGFLGGINWALLVARICQLYPNALPNILVSRFFRVYTQWQWPNPVMLCEIREDCLGLRIWDPRKHPSDKNHRMPIITPAYPCMNSSYNVSSSTLRIITEEFKRGGEICEDMEAKKKADWDTLFESFPFFEAYKNYLQIDISAENPDDLRNWKGWVMSRLRQLTLKIERDTDGMLQCHPHPQDFPDKSRPLHCSYFMGLQLKQGVPAKEGEPFDIRPTIDEFKHFVNNYVGWKHGMNIFVTHVKRRDIPVFVFPGGVRPNCPSNVTRVSNRSSELGVSGHGQAEKSQEGKVAVLGDTNDKKRKQAEDSVDALRNSKPFSGEYSSGNRDTGKEKSISEINPLLTATDISSSKEAEELGIENITRGPYDAHQAFSEEPDELENDIEYRNKDRDFGRNMKNIKLNSPCSESIVAAEPVFSQKENNSSTHIHSNESLEELEPAELTPPLSSRNHAPVPQRKPAFRFTTLGKSADKGS, from the exons ATGGGGAGCCCTGGGTTGAGCAACCGCAATAGCAGCCTGCAGCAGCGGTTAGGGATAACAGGACCCATCTCATCGAGTGGACCGACTGAATATGATGTCGCCAAGTCCACTGAACTCGACAAG TACTTGCAAGACGCCGGCTTGTATGAGAGTCGGGAGGAAGCAATTTGCAGGGAGGAAGTGCTAGGCAGACTAGACCAG ATTGTGAAGATTTGGGTCAAAACCATTACGCGTGCAAAGGGATTTAACGAACAAATCGTGCGGGAAGCAAATGCCAAGATTTTTACTTTTGGCTCCTATCGCCTAGGG GTGCATGGCCCTGGAGCAGATATTGATGTTCTTTGTGTGGGACCTAGACATACAACCAGAGAT GAAGATTTCTTTGGTGAGCTACATAAAATGCTATCTAAGATGCCTGAAGTGACAGAGTTGCGCCCAGTGCCTGGTGCTCGTGTCCCAGTGATGGGTTTCAAGTTCAACAATGTCTCTATGGATCTCCTTTATGCAAATTTATCTTTGTGGGTTATTCCTGAA GACTTGGATTTATCACAGGAATCGATATTACAAAATGCAGACGAAAAATCTGTTCTCAGTCTTAATGGCTGTAGAGTGACTGATCAAATCTTGAATTTGGTTCCAAATGTTCAG AACTATCGTACGACATTGAGATGCATTAAGTTATGGGCTAAGCGTCGTGGCATTTATTCTAAT GTTACAGGTTTTCTTGGTGGTATAAACTGGGCATTGCTTGTTGCCCGAATATGCCAGCTATATCCGAATGCGCTGCCGAATATATTGGTGTCTCGATTCTTTAGGGTATATACACAATGGCAATGGCCAAACCCAGTAATGCTTTGTGAAATTAGAGAAGACTGTCTTGGACTTAGAATTTGGGATCCTAGAAAACATCCGAGTGATAAGAACCATCGAATGCCAATAATTACTCCCGCTTATCCTTGCATGAATTCTAGCTACAATGTGTCGTCAAGTACATTGCGTATCATAACGGAGGAGTTTAAAAGGGGAGGTGAAATTTGTGAG GATATGGAGGCTAAGAAAAAGGCTGATTGGGATACTCTTTTTGAGTCCTTTCCATTTTTTGAAGCTTATAAGAATTATTTGCAGATAGACATTTCAGCAGAGAATCCTGATGATCTTAGAAACTGGAAAGGCTGGGTTATGTCCCGCTTGCGCCAGTTAACATTGAAG ATTGAGAGGGACACTGATGGCATGCTTCAGTGTCATCCACATCCTCAGGATTTTCCAGACAAATCTAGACCTCTGCACTGTTCTTACTTCATGGGTCTGCAACTTAAGCAAGGAGTTCCTGCCAAAGAAGGAGAACCATTTGATATAAGACCAACCATTGACGAATTTAAGCATTTTGTCAATAACTACGTTGGATGGAAACATGGAATGAATATATTTGTCACCCATGTGAAACGCCGCGATATACCTGTCTTTGTATTTCCTGGTGGTGTTCGGCCTAACTGCCCATCCAATGTAACCAGGGTGAGTAATCGAAGTTCAGAGCTTGGGGTTTCTGGCCATGGTCAAGCAGAAAAATCTCAAGAAGGTAAAGTGGCCGTGTTAGGAGATACCAATGATAAGAAGAGAAAGCAAGCAGAAGATAGTGTGGATGCATTGAGAAATTCCAAGCCCTTTTCAGGGGAGTACTCTTCTGGGAACAGAGACACCGGTAAGGAGAAAAGCATCTCAGAAATTAACCCTCTACTTACTGCTACTGATATATCTAGTTCTAAAGAAGCAGAAGAGCTCGGTATCGAAAATATTACGCGTGGTCCATATGATGCACATCAAGCCTTTTCAGAAGAACCTGATGAACTTGAAAATGATATTGAGTACAGAAATAAAGACAGAGATTTTGGCAGGAACATGAAAAACATCAAATTGAACTCTCCATGCTCAGAGTCTATAGTGGCAGCAGAACCAGTTTTTTCTCAAAAAGAAAATAATAGTTCAACTCATATACACTCCAATGAGAGCTTAGAGGAGCTTGAG CCTGCTGAGCTAACACCTCCATTGTCAAGTAGGAATCATGCACCGGTGCCACAGCGGAAGCCAGCATTTAG GTTCACCACATTGGGCAAATCTGCTGACAAAGGTTCCTAA